A single window of Pseudomonas benzenivorans DNA harbors:
- the rmf gene encoding ribosome modulation factor — protein sequence MRRLKRDPLERAFLRGYQYGINGKSRELCPFTLPSVRQAWINGWREGRGDNWDGLTGTAGIHRLNELHAVG from the coding sequence ATGAGAAGACTTAAGCGTGATCCGTTAGAAAGAGCTTTTTTGCGCGGCTACCAATACGGCATCAATGGAAAATCCCGCGAACTGTGCCCTTTCACCCTCCCTTCGGTCCGTCAAGCCTGGATTAACGGCTGGCGCGAAGGCCGCGGTGACAACTGGGATGGCTTGACCGGCACCGCCGGTATTCATCGACTCAACGAACTTCACGCTGTCGGCTGA
- a CDS encoding HD domain-containing phosphohydrolase: protein MPSRFWPRDRRFPLHVHISLLFTLLLLLTGTVLGVFNHRQTTQIIFDSSARLFTQIQQNVQLDLEHTYQPIRQLLSLLALNEASQAGDLQGRLALLKPFAQALRDNPKMASLYLGYEDGDFFMVRPLRDEAIKLRFSAPDNAAFQVWSIDRSAAGVEAAYLFFDGSLNLLSRSPRLDEDYDPRSRPWYRRARVDGGQITTKPYVFFSTAEVGTTLARRSGLTTVLAADLTLAELSAALTDRQITASSQVVLYDPAGNAVAYPDSARLMMMMDGEAMLSPARELSPEIDALLANDTGELQQSVLELRGRRWVVSRSRLVEGGPQGLFLALLVPEDELLADAYRLRWQGALITLATLLLCLPLGWLTSRLVVKPLKSLVDEAEAIRRFDFQYPASGHSPVLEVDQLAVSMTQMKETIASFLEIAASLSAVTRFDILLERVLEETVGISQAQGGLIYLVDAEHGRLEPQGLFLDGTRRSLGQHHIPGYDNATDALPEWLRGPAGGGPSAVVSLGFDQAGDYRSLLSTLDSPRVHLVATGLHNRQGDTVGILVLLHCDSGEPRELALLRRERVAFVEAVSGVAALCIESQRLLLRQKKLLDAIIQLIAGAIDAKSPYTGGHCQRVPEITLMLARAAADSDDPAFQHYQPSVEEWEALHIAAWLHDCGKVTTPEYVVDKATKLETLYDRIHEVRMRFEVLKRDAWIAYWRGCAEGGEPNALGELRDSLLASLDEEFAFVAACNLGGESMAEADQERLRQIASRTWTRTLDDRLGVSWEEAQRLQRRPPASLPVEEPLLADKPEHLLERPADELIPADNPWGFQLEVPQYKFNRGELHNLSVGRGTLTTEERYIINHHIVQTILMLDRLPFPPHLQNVAEMAGGHHEKMDGSGYPKRLRREQMSLPARMMAIADIFEALTAVDRPYKKGKLLSESLNLMAEMCRTAHIDPQLFGLFVRARVYREYAERFMQQAQIDAVDEAAVLAKAGLESGEAGG from the coding sequence ATGCCCAGCAGATTCTGGCCACGGGATCGCCGCTTTCCCCTGCACGTGCACATCAGCCTGCTGTTCACCCTGCTGCTGCTGCTGACCGGCACCGTGCTGGGGGTGTTCAACCACCGGCAGACCACCCAGATCATCTTCGACAGCAGCGCCCGGCTGTTCACCCAGATCCAGCAGAACGTGCAGCTCGATCTCGAGCACACCTACCAGCCGATCCGCCAGCTGCTCAGCCTGCTGGCGTTGAACGAGGCCAGCCAGGCCGGCGACCTGCAGGGCCGCCTGGCACTGCTCAAGCCCTTTGCCCAGGCCCTTCGCGACAACCCGAAGATGGCCTCGCTGTACCTCGGCTACGAAGACGGCGACTTCTTCATGGTCCGGCCGCTGCGTGACGAGGCAATCAAGCTGCGCTTCTCGGCACCGGACAACGCGGCCTTTCAGGTCTGGTCGATCGACCGCAGCGCCGCCGGGGTCGAGGCCGCCTACCTGTTCTTCGACGGCTCCCTGAACCTGCTCAGCCGCAGCCCACGCCTGGATGAGGACTACGACCCGCGCAGTCGCCCCTGGTACCGCCGCGCCCGCGTCGACGGCGGGCAGATCACCACCAAGCCCTATGTGTTCTTCTCCACCGCCGAGGTCGGCACCACCCTGGCCAGGCGCAGCGGCCTGACCACCGTGCTGGCCGCGGACCTGACCCTCGCCGAGCTGTCCGCCGCCCTGACAGACCGGCAGATCACCGCCAGCAGCCAGGTCGTTCTCTATGACCCCGCCGGCAACGCCGTGGCTTACCCCGACAGCGCCCGTCTGATGATGATGATGGATGGCGAGGCCATGCTGAGCCCGGCCCGCGAACTCAGTCCGGAGATCGACGCCCTGCTGGCCAATGACACCGGGGAGTTGCAACAGAGCGTGCTCGAGCTGCGCGGACGGCGCTGGGTGGTGTCACGCAGCCGATTGGTCGAAGGCGGCCCGCAAGGGCTGTTCCTGGCGCTGCTGGTGCCGGAGGACGAACTGCTGGCGGACGCCTATCGCCTGCGCTGGCAGGGCGCGCTGATCACCCTCGCCACCCTGCTGCTGTGCCTGCCACTGGGCTGGCTGACCTCGCGCCTGGTGGTCAAGCCGCTGAAGTCCCTGGTCGACGAGGCGGAGGCGATCCGCCGCTTCGATTTCCAGTATCCCGCCAGCGGCCACTCGCCCGTACTGGAGGTCGATCAGCTGGCGGTGTCCATGACCCAGATGAAGGAGACCATTGCCAGCTTCCTGGAGATCGCCGCCAGCCTGTCGGCCGTGACGCGCTTCGACATCCTGCTCGAGCGGGTCCTGGAGGAAACCGTGGGCATCAGCCAGGCCCAGGGCGGGTTGATCTACCTGGTCGACGCCGAGCACGGCCGCCTGGAACCCCAGGGGCTGTTCCTCGATGGCACACGACGCAGTCTCGGCCAGCACCACATACCCGGCTACGACAATGCCACCGATGCCCTGCCCGAGTGGCTGCGGGGGCCTGCCGGTGGCGGGCCGAGCGCGGTGGTCTCGCTCGGCTTCGACCAGGCCGGCGACTACCGCAGCCTGCTGAGCACCCTCGACAGTCCACGCGTCCACCTGGTCGCCACCGGCCTGCACAACCGTCAGGGCGACACGGTCGGCATACTGGTTCTGCTGCACTGCGACAGCGGCGAGCCTCGCGAACTGGCGTTGCTGCGCCGCGAACGGGTGGCTTTCGTCGAGGCAGTGTCCGGTGTCGCCGCCCTTTGCATCGAGAGCCAGCGCCTGTTGTTGCGCCAGAAGAAGCTGCTCGACGCCATCATCCAGCTGATCGCCGGCGCCATCGACGCCAAGAGCCCCTACACCGGCGGCCACTGCCAGCGGGTGCCGGAGATCACCCTGATGCTCGCCCGTGCCGCGGCCGACAGCGACGACCCCGCCTTCCAGCACTACCAGCCGAGCGTCGAGGAATGGGAAGCCCTGCACATCGCCGCCTGGCTGCACGACTGCGGCAAGGTCACCACCCCGGAATACGTGGTGGACAAGGCGACCAAGCTGGAAACCCTGTACGACCGCATCCACGAGGTGCGCATGCGCTTCGAGGTGCTCAAGCGCGATGCCTGGATCGCCTACTGGCGCGGCTGCGCCGAAGGTGGCGAGCCGAATGCCCTGGGCGAACTGCGCGACTCGCTGCTGGCCAGCCTGGATGAGGAGTTCGCCTTCGTCGCCGCCTGCAACCTGGGCGGCGAAAGCATGGCCGAGGCCGACCAGGAGCGCCTCAGGCAGATCGCCTCACGCACCTGGACCCGCACCCTGGACGACCGTCTCGGCGTGTCCTGGGAGGAGGCCCAGCGCCTGCAGCGGCGGCCGCCCGCGAGCCTGCCGGTGGAGGAGCCGCTGCTGGCCGACAAGCCCGAACACCTGCTCGAGCGCCCTGCCGACGAGCTGATCCCGGCCGACAATCCCTGGGGCTTCCAGCTGGAGGTGCCGCAGTACAAGTTCAACCGCGGCGAACTGCACAACCTCAGCGTCGGTCGCGGCACCCTGACGACCGAGGAGCGTTACATCATCAACCACCACATCGTGCAGACCATCCTCATGCTCGATCGCCTGCCCTTCCCGCCCCACCTGCAGAACGTCGCGGAGATGGCCGGCGGTCATCACGAAAAGATGGACGGCAGCGGCTACCCGAAACGCCTGCGCCGCGAGCAGATGAGCCTGCCGGCGCGGATGATGGCGATCGCCGATATCTTCGAGGCGCTGACCGCGGTGGACCGTCCCTACAAGAAGGGCAAGCTGCTGTCGGAATCGCTGAACCTGATGGCCGAGATGTGCCGCACGGCGCATATCGACCCGCAGCTGTTCGGCCTGTTCGTGCGGGCGCGGGTCTACCGGGAATACGCCGAGCGTTTCATGCAGCAGGCGCAGATCGATGCGGTGGACGAGGCGGCGGTGCTGGCCAAGGCGGGCCTGGAGAGCGGAGAGGCGGGGGGGTAA
- a CDS encoding DUF6685 family protein: MSLSQQSPTLSSRLTALAQRLGLIGRAQRQILERASQLRLPFSPLPAPRDSICWLEAPQLHRLVDLPRDALSGPVQEDKAQARAMLMRIVEQATQTLASLDLRRIDGLSSCDPEQTPFTSFEQYAASEACRRIRIISYKDFIKTISLAVPGFLAGEPISLRQAGWHGPRLFWAGEQHNEAFACAVAYARRRGLDTTLPAELARYRLNLDGLSQLDQHYHVQAMPAEAWSDPTFMGLLLDNGLPYSRLSLLRGAGAAEFLLLPKHSAEARALGEGLRLAGAPDVVNYLKQLAGTDTDDSV, from the coding sequence ATGAGTCTGTCCCAGCAGTCGCCCACCCTCAGCTCACGCCTCACCGCCCTGGCCCAGCGCCTGGGCCTGATCGGTCGCGCCCAGCGGCAGATACTCGAGCGCGCCAGCCAGCTGCGCCTGCCCTTCAGCCCCCTGCCCGCCCCCCGCGACAGCATCTGCTGGCTCGAGGCCCCACAGCTGCACCGTCTGGTCGACCTGCCCCGTGACGCGCTGTCCGGGCCGGTACAGGAGGACAAGGCCCAGGCCCGGGCCATGCTGATGCGCATCGTCGAACAGGCGACCCAAACGCTCGCTTCCCTGGATCTGCGCCGGATCGACGGACTGAGCAGCTGCGACCCGGAGCAAACGCCCTTCACCAGCTTCGAGCAGTACGCGGCCAGCGAGGCCTGTCGGCGGATACGTATCATCAGCTACAAGGACTTCATCAAGACCATCAGCCTGGCCGTGCCCGGCTTTCTTGCCGGCGAGCCAATCAGCCTGCGCCAGGCTGGCTGGCATGGCCCGCGGCTATTCTGGGCCGGCGAGCAGCACAACGAGGCGTTCGCCTGCGCAGTGGCTTACGCCCGCCGGCGCGGGCTGGATACCACACTGCCGGCCGAGCTGGCGCGCTACCGCCTGAACCTCGACGGTCTGAGCCAGCTGGACCAGCACTACCACGTCCAGGCCATGCCCGCCGAGGCCTGGAGCGACCCGACCTTCATGGGCCTGCTGCTGGACAATGGCCTGCCCTATTCGCGCCTGTCGCTGCTGCGCGGCGCCGGGGCCGCGGAGTTCCTCCTGCTGCCCAAGCACTCCGCCGAGGCCAGGGCCCTGGGCGAAGGCCTGCGTCTGGCCGGCGCGCCGGATGTCGTGAACTACCTGAAGCAACTGGCCGGCACGGACACCGACGACAGCGTTTAG
- the rlmKL gene encoding bifunctional 23S rRNA (guanine(2069)-N(7))-methyltransferase RlmK/23S rRNA (guanine(2445)-N(2))-methyltransferase RlmL produces the protein MSDRYELFLTCPKGLEGLLLEEASQLGLEEAREQTSAIRGEAELESAYRLCLWSRLANRVLLVLKRFPVQDAESLYHGVLEVDWFEHLEPSGSLAVEFSGHGSGIDNTHFGALKVKDAIVDKLRQADGTRPSIDKLNPDLRVHLRLERGEAILSLDLSGHSLHQRGYRLQQGAAPLKENLAAAVLIRAGWPRIAAEGGALADPMCGVGTFLVEAAMMAADIAPNLKRERWGFSQWLGHVPALWKKLQAEAQERAGAGLARAPLWIRGYEADPRLIQPARNNIERAGLSDWVKVYQGELATFEPRPDQNQKGLVISNPPYGERLGDEASLLYLYQNLGERLRQACLGWEAAVFTGAPELGKRMGIRSHKQYAFWNGALPCKLLLIKVQPEQFVTGERRTPGQREREREQAEAAKVQAEPQERQYNKNGNPIKPAAAAVVEQARLSEGGQMFANRLQKNLKQLGKWARREEIECYRLYDADMPEYALAVDLYRDWVHVQEYAAPRSIDPEKAQARLFDALAAIPQALGVDKSKVIIKRRERQAGTKQYQRQSTQGQFMEVSEGGVKLLVNLTDYLDTGLFLDHRPLRLRIQREAAGKRFLNLFCYTATATVHAAKGGARSTTSVDLSKTYLDWARRNLSLNGYSDKQRLEQGDVMAWLAEDRGEYELIFIDPPTFSNSKRMEGVFDVQRDHVQLLDLAMARLAPGGVLYFSNNFRKFQLDEGLAARYAVEEISANTLDPDFARNPKIHRAWRMTSRG, from the coding sequence ATGTCGGATCGTTACGAACTCTTTCTCACCTGCCCCAAAGGCCTGGAAGGCTTGCTGCTCGAGGAGGCCAGCCAGCTGGGGCTCGAGGAGGCGCGTGAGCAGACGTCCGCCATTCGTGGCGAGGCCGAACTGGAGAGCGCCTACCGCCTGTGCCTCTGGTCGCGCCTGGCCAACCGCGTGCTGCTGGTGCTCAAGCGCTTTCCGGTGCAGGACGCCGAGAGCCTGTATCACGGCGTGCTGGAGGTCGACTGGTTCGAACACCTGGAGCCGAGCGGCAGCCTGGCGGTGGAGTTCAGTGGCCATGGGTCGGGGATCGACAACACCCACTTTGGCGCACTGAAGGTCAAGGACGCCATCGTCGACAAGCTGCGTCAGGCCGACGGTACCCGGCCGTCGATCGACAAGCTCAACCCCGATCTGCGCGTCCATCTGCGCCTGGAGCGCGGCGAGGCGATCCTCTCCCTCGATCTGTCCGGCCATAGCCTGCACCAGCGCGGCTACCGTCTGCAGCAGGGCGCCGCGCCGCTCAAGGAAAACCTCGCCGCCGCCGTGCTGATCCGCGCCGGCTGGCCGCGCATCGCCGCCGAGGGCGGGGCCCTGGCCGACCCGATGTGCGGCGTCGGCACCTTCCTGGTGGAGGCGGCGATGATGGCCGCGGACATCGCGCCGAACCTCAAGCGCGAGCGCTGGGGCTTCAGCCAGTGGCTGGGCCACGTGCCGGCGTTGTGGAAGAAGCTGCAGGCCGAGGCCCAGGAGCGGGCCGGCGCAGGTCTGGCCCGAGCGCCGCTGTGGATCCGCGGCTACGAGGCCGATCCACGCTTGATCCAGCCGGCACGCAACAACATCGAACGCGCCGGCTTGAGCGACTGGGTCAAGGTCTACCAGGGCGAGCTGGCGACCTTCGAGCCGCGTCCGGATCAGAACCAGAAGGGCCTGGTGATCAGCAACCCACCCTACGGCGAGCGCCTCGGTGACGAGGCCAGCCTGCTGTACCTCTACCAGAACCTGGGCGAGCGCCTGCGTCAGGCCTGTCTGGGGTGGGAGGCCGCGGTGTTCACCGGGGCGCCGGAGCTGGGCAAGCGCATGGGCATCCGCAGCCACAAGCAGTACGCCTTCTGGAACGGCGCGCTGCCCTGCAAGCTGCTGCTGATCAAGGTGCAGCCGGAGCAGTTCGTCACCGGCGAGCGGCGCACCCCGGGGCAGCGCGAGCGTGAGCGCGAACAGGCCGAAGCCGCCAAGGTACAGGCCGAGCCGCAAGAGCGTCAGTACAACAAGAACGGCAATCCGATCAAGCCGGCAGCGGCCGCCGTCGTCGAGCAGGCGCGCCTGAGCGAAGGCGGGCAGATGTTCGCCAACCGCCTGCAAAAGAACCTCAAGCAGCTGGGCAAGTGGGCGCGCCGGGAAGAGATCGAATGCTACCGCCTGTATGACGCCGACATGCCGGAGTACGCCCTGGCGGTGGATCTGTACCGAGACTGGGTGCACGTGCAGGAATACGCCGCGCCGCGCTCGATCGACCCGGAGAAGGCCCAGGCGCGCCTGTTCGATGCCCTGGCGGCAATCCCCCAGGCCCTGGGTGTCGACAAGAGCAAGGTGATCATCAAGCGCCGCGAGCGCCAGGCGGGCACCAAGCAGTACCAGCGCCAGAGCACGCAGGGTCAGTTCATGGAAGTGAGCGAGGGTGGCGTAAAGCTGCTGGTCAACCTCACCGACTACCTCGACACCGGTCTGTTCCTCGACCATCGTCCGCTGCGCCTGCGCATCCAGCGCGAGGCGGCGGGCAAGCGCTTCCTCAACCTGTTCTGCTACACCGCCACCGCCACCGTGCATGCGGCCAAGGGCGGGGCGCGCAGCACCACCAGCGTCGACCTGTCGAAGACCTACCTGGACTGGGCACGGCGCAACCTGTCGCTCAACGGCTATTCCGACAAGCAGCGGCTGGAGCAGGGGGACGTGATGGCCTGGCTGGCCGAGGATCGCGGCGAGTACGAGCTGATCTTCATCGACCCGCCGACCTTCTCCAACTCAAAGCGCATGGAGGGCGTGTTCGATGTGCAGCGCGACCACGTGCAGCTGCTCGACCTGGCCATGGCGCGGCTGGCGCCGGGCGGTGTGCTGTATTTTTCCAACAACTTCCGCAAGTTTCAGCTCGATGAGGGGTTGGCGGCGCGCTACGCGGTGGAGGAGATCAGCGCCAATACCCTGGATCCGGATTTCGCCCGCAACCCGAAGATCCATCGCGCCTGGCGCATGACTTCTCGGGGCTGA
- a CDS encoding YggL family protein: protein MATNRSRRLRKKLCVDEFQELGFELNLNFKEDLTDEAVDDFLDQFLRDAMEANGLGYVGGDDYGLVCLAKRGSVSEEQRAQVEAWLKGRSELIDFSASPLIDVWYPENAINPA, encoded by the coding sequence ATGGCTACCAACCGTTCCCGTCGTCTGCGCAAAAAACTCTGCGTGGATGAATTCCAGGAGCTGGGTTTCGAGCTGAACCTGAATTTCAAAGAGGACCTGACCGACGAAGCCGTTGACGACTTCCTCGACCAGTTCCTGCGTGACGCCATGGAAGCCAATGGTCTGGGCTATGTGGGCGGCGACGACTACGGCCTGGTCTGCCTGGCCAAGCGTGGCTCGGTGAGCGAAGAGCAGCGCGCCCAGGTCGAAGCCTGGCTGAAGGGCCGCAGCGAGCTGATCGACTTCAGCGCCAGCCCGCTGATCGACGTCTGGTACCCGGAAAACGCAATCAATCCGGCCTGA
- a CDS encoding DUF2835 domain-containing protein — MPSLVLDIALSAERLRAVYQGQANRILLSSRDGRRVSLPAHHIRPFLTHEGVYGSFELEFSPKGQLLSLRRLG, encoded by the coding sequence ATGCCCAGTCTGGTCCTGGATATCGCGCTGTCTGCCGAGCGTTTGCGGGCAGTCTATCAAGGTCAAGCCAACCGCATCCTGCTGTCGAGCCGCGATGGTCGGCGCGTCAGCTTGCCGGCCCATCATATCCGGCCATTTTTGACCCATGAAGGGGTTTACGGTTCCTTCGAGCTGGAGTTCAGCCCCAAGGGCCAACTGCTCAGCCTGCGCCGCCTGGGCTGA
- a CDS encoding FUSC family protein — translation MRQALRDTLSWHAGPPAWGPALVAGIGCALPLLLGLFSGHTGFLWASLGAFQAAQASPLHRFGMLRMLLLTGLGACSAGLGFWSASDPLISLGLFAAFGFLLAWLQRFGSEAGKQGLGLALCLCLGQGQYGIGNLNNPYAIATLFILGGLWVMLLAFGLRGLHGLRMWPYMPRFIGILKVLRRHARRLPRRQWRLHALGCTLALGLAGMLVSLAGLHHGYWLTLIVVTTLQLEFQGSLVRALQSSLASLAAAGLLILLGHSLQDPPLMVAILVPLIAISRALQANHYGVFVMQTTLSFVLLAESLSLDWQLAQPRLLNALFGVVLALCVALLMYGLRQLLENRARHSTATRNTR, via the coding sequence ATGAGACAGGCCCTGCGCGACACCCTCAGCTGGCACGCCGGCCCGCCCGCCTGGGGACCGGCTTTGGTGGCGGGTATCGGCTGCGCACTGCCCCTGCTGCTGGGCCTGTTCAGCGGCCACACCGGTTTTCTCTGGGCCTCGCTGGGCGCCTTTCAGGCGGCCCAGGCCAGCCCCCTGCACCGCTTCGGCATGCTCAGGATGCTGCTGCTCACCGGGCTCGGGGCCTGCAGCGCCGGCCTGGGCTTCTGGTCGGCCAGCGATCCGCTGATCAGCCTGGGCCTGTTCGCCGCGTTCGGTTTCCTCCTCGCCTGGCTGCAACGCTTCGGCAGCGAGGCGGGCAAGCAGGGGCTCGGCCTGGCCTTGTGCCTGTGCCTGGGTCAGGGCCAGTACGGCATCGGCAACCTCAACAACCCCTACGCCATCGCCACCCTGTTCATCCTCGGCGGCCTCTGGGTCATGCTGCTGGCCTTCGGCCTGCGCGGCCTGCATGGTTTGCGCATGTGGCCCTACATGCCGCGCTTCATCGGCATCCTCAAAGTCCTCAGACGCCATGCCAGGCGCCTGCCACGCCGGCAGTGGCGCCTGCACGCGCTGGGCTGCACCCTGGCGTTGGGCCTGGCAGGAATGCTGGTCAGTCTCGCCGGCCTGCACCACGGCTACTGGCTGACCCTGATCGTGGTGACCACCCTGCAGCTGGAGTTTCAGGGCAGCCTGGTACGCGCCCTGCAATCGAGCCTGGCCAGCCTGGCCGCCGCCGGCCTGTTGATCCTGCTCGGTCACAGCCTGCAGGACCCACCACTGATGGTGGCCATTCTGGTGCCACTGATAGCCATCAGTCGCGCCTTGCAGGCCAACCACTATGGCGTGTTCGTGATGCAGACCACCCTCAGCTTCGTGCTGCTCGCCGAAAGCCTTTCCCTGGACTGGCAACTGGCCCAGCCGCGCCTGCTCAACGCGCTGTTCGGCGTGGTCCTGGCGCTGTGCGTGGCGCTGCTGATGTATGGCCTGCGACAGCTGCTGGAGAATCGCGCCCGACACAGCACCGCCACCCGTAACACCCGCTGA
- a CDS encoding quinone-dependent dihydroorotate dehydrogenase, with product MYNLARELLFKLSPESSHELSIDLIGAGGRLGLNAWLNKAPTSLPVKVMGLEFANPVGLAAGLDKNGDAIDGFAQLGFGFVEIGTVTPRPQPGNPKPRLFRLPEAEAIINRMGFNNHGVDHLLARVQAAKFKGVLGINIGKNFDTPVERAVDDYLLCLDKVYVHASYVTVNVSSPNTPGLRSLQFGDSLKQLLEALRQRQEQLTAAHGRRVPLAIKIAPDMSDEETAQVAAALLETGMDAVIATNTTLSRDGVKGLEFADEAGGLSGAPVRDKSTHTVKVLAGELGGRLPIIAVGGITEGAHAAQKIAAGASLVQIYSGFIYKGPALIREAVDAILAART from the coding sequence ATGTATAACCTGGCCCGCGAGCTGCTGTTCAAACTCTCCCCGGAAAGCTCCCACGAGCTGTCCATCGATCTGATCGGCGCCGGTGGTCGTCTGGGCCTCAATGCTTGGCTGAACAAGGCGCCGACGAGCCTGCCGGTCAAGGTCATGGGCCTGGAGTTCGCCAATCCGGTCGGCCTGGCCGCCGGTCTGGACAAGAATGGCGACGCCATCGACGGCTTCGCCCAGCTGGGCTTCGGTTTCGTCGAGATCGGCACCGTGACGCCGCGTCCGCAGCCCGGTAATCCCAAGCCGCGGCTGTTCCGCCTGCCCGAGGCCGAGGCAATCATCAATCGCATGGGCTTCAACAATCACGGCGTGGACCACCTGCTGGCGCGGGTCCAAGCGGCCAAATTCAAGGGCGTGCTGGGCATCAATATCGGCAAGAACTTCGACACCCCGGTCGAGCGTGCGGTGGACGACTACCTGCTGTGCCTGGACAAGGTCTATGTCCATGCCAGCTATGTGACGGTCAACGTCAGCTCTCCGAATACCCCGGGCCTGCGCAGCCTGCAGTTCGGTGACTCGCTCAAGCAGCTGCTCGAGGCCCTGCGCCAGCGCCAGGAGCAGCTGACCGCGGCGCATGGCCGGCGGGTGCCGCTGGCGATCAAGATCGCCCCGGACATGAGCGACGAGGAAACCGCTCAGGTGGCTGCGGCATTGCTCGAGACCGGCATGGATGCGGTGATCGCCACCAACACCACCCTGTCCCGGGACGGGGTCAAGGGCCTGGAGTTCGCCGACGAAGCGGGTGGTTTGTCCGGTGCCCCGGTGCGAGACAAGAGCACCCATACGGTCAAGGTGCTGGCCGGCGAGTTGGGCGGTCGCCTGCCGATCATCGCCGTGGGCGGCATCACCGAGGGTGCCCATGCGGCGCAGAAGATCGCGGCAGGGGCCAGTCTGGTGCAGATCTATTCGGGATTCATCTACAAGGGGCCGGCGCTGATCCGCGAAGCGGTCGATGCCATACTGGCCGCGAGAACCTGA
- the dacB gene encoding D-alanyl-D-alanine carboxypeptidase/D-alanyl-D-alanine endopeptidase, translating to MTRILRRLLIASLLLPLALPLQAADNNRLPSKVEQALKANKIHPRSLSVVTLPLTGPGTRTLVNADISVNPASAMKLVTTYAALELLGPTHQWVTEFHTDGPLKDGVLQGNLYLKGGGDPKLNMEKLWLLLRDLRANGVRQVSGDLVLDRSHFIQPQLPTFNDDGGDANKPYLVTPDALLVNLKALRFIARAEAGKVQIAVEPPIADIRIDNRVKLLKASKCPGWPDVRYNPVKQFDGTTVIVTGQLAEGCSAQTYLSLLDHPSYAAGAVRAIWQELGGSILGQDRIADVPKSARLLARAHSPDLVEIIRDINKYSNNTMARQLFLSLGAKFRNSADGDDAKAAQRVIRAWLARKGITAPHLVIENGSGLSRAERVSARELATILQAAWKSPYAAEFISSMPLVGMDGTMRKRLKRSALEGQAHIKTGTLNNVRAIAGYSRDSNGNTWAVVAILNDPRPWGASSILDQVLVDLYRQPK from the coding sequence ATGACTAGAATCCTGCGCCGGCTGCTGATCGCCAGCCTCCTGCTGCCCCTCGCCCTGCCGCTGCAGGCCGCCGACAACAACCGCCTGCCGAGCAAGGTCGAACAGGCGCTCAAGGCCAACAAGATCCACCCGCGCTCGCTGTCGGTGGTGACCCTGCCGCTGACCGGCCCCGGCACCCGCACCCTGGTCAATGCCGACATATCGGTCAACCCGGCCTCGGCCATGAAGCTGGTGACCACCTATGCCGCCCTGGAGCTGCTGGGCCCGACCCACCAGTGGGTCACCGAGTTCCATACCGACGGCCCGCTCAAGGATGGCGTGTTGCAGGGCAACCTCTACCTCAAGGGCGGCGGCGATCCCAAGCTGAACATGGAGAAACTCTGGCTGCTGCTGCGCGACCTGCGCGCCAACGGCGTGCGCCAGGTGAGCGGCGACCTGGTGCTCGACCGCAGCCACTTCATCCAGCCCCAGCTGCCGACCTTCAACGACGACGGTGGCGACGCCAACAAGCCCTATCTGGTGACCCCGGACGCCCTGCTGGTCAACCTCAAGGCGCTGCGTTTCATCGCCCGCGCCGAGGCCGGCAAGGTGCAGATCGCGGTCGAGCCGCCGATCGCCGACATCCGCATCGACAACCGGGTGAAGCTGCTGAAGGCGAGCAAGTGTCCCGGCTGGCCGGACGTGCGCTACAACCCGGTAAAGCAGTTCGACGGCACCACGGTGATCGTCACCGGCCAACTGGCCGAGGGCTGCAGCGCCCAGACCTACCTGTCGTTGCTCGACCACCCGAGCTACGCCGCCGGCGCCGTGCGAGCCATCTGGCAGGAGCTGGGCGGCAGCATCCTCGGCCAGGACCGCATCGCCGACGTGCCTAAGAGCGCCCGCCTGCTGGCCCGCGCGCACTCCCCGGACCTGGTGGAGATCATCCGCGACATCAACAAGTACAGTAACAACACCATGGCCCGCCAACTGTTCCTCAGCCTCGGCGCGAAGTTTCGCAATTCCGCCGACGGCGACGATGCCAAGGCCGCGCAGCGGGTGATCCGTGCCTGGCTGGCACGCAAGGGTATCACCGCGCCGCACCTGGTGATCGAGAACGGTTCCGGCCTGTCGCGGGCCGAGCGGGTCAGCGCCCGCGAGCTGGCGACTATCCTCCAGGCGGCCTGGAAGAGCCCCTATGCCGCCGAGTTCATCAGCTCGATGCCGCTGGTGGGGATGGACGGGACCATGCGCAAACGCCTGAAGCGCAGCGCCCTGGAAGGTCAGGCGCACATCAAGACCGGCACGCTGAACAACGTGCGGGCCATCGCCGGCTACAGCCGCGACAGCAATGGCAATACCTGGGCGGTGGTTGCCATCCTCAACGACCCCCGGCCCTGGGGCGCGTCCTCGATCCTCGATCAGGTGCTGGTCGACCTCTACCGGCAACCGAAGTAG